GTCTCCCGCGCGGCCGCAGCAGCGTGGCGAGGCGGCGGCGGTCGTTCCCGTCAAGGCCGATGGTCCACAGGCGGAGGCGTTCCGGGGCGACATAGGCGGGTCGGACCGGGGGCGACGGAGCTCAGGAGACGGGTTCAGAGCGCGCGGGGTCTCCGGGGGCGCGGCAGATGAGCGCGCGCCAGTAGTCGTCCGCCATCACCTCCTCCGCCACGAGGCCCTGCGCGGCGTACGCGTCCACCACGCCCGGCAGGCCGTCCGCGACGATGCCACAACCGACGAACAGGCCCGCCGGCCGAAGACGCGGCGCCACGGCCGGCGCGAGCTCGATCAGCGTGTCGGAGATGATGTTGGCGACGACGATGTCGCAAGCGCGAGCGGACCGATCGAATACCGCCGGATCCAGCACCGACACGACGGCGTCCAGGTTGTTCGCCTTCACGTTCGCCGCCGCCGTCTCGCGCGGGAGGCGGTCGATATCCGTGGCGAACACCCGCGCGGCGCCCAGTCGCGCCGCGGCGAGGGCGAGGATACCGGAGCCGGTGCCGATGTCGGCCACGACATCGCCCGGCCGCAGGCGCTGCTCGAGGACCGTCAGGCAGAGCCGGGTGGTGGGGTGCCCCCCGGTCCCGAAGGCCATGCCCGGGTCAAGCTCCACGACGACGCGCCCTGTTCCGGGAGGGGCGGCGACCCACGTTGGCTTGATCAGAAGGTGCTGGCCGACCTCGAGCGGCTGAAAGTGCTTGCGCCACTCGTTGGCCCAGTCCTCGTCATCGGCCAAGCGCAGGGAGACCTTACCGGCCGGGGCAAGGCCGGCCGCCGCGACGGCGTCCAGGCGCGCCGTCAGGCGGTCGAGGGCCTCCTGGAGCGTGTCGGAGACCGGCAGATGGCCGGTGAGCACGCGCGGGCCCTCGCCAGACACCGCCACGCCGTTGCTGCCGATGTCGATCAGCGCCTGGGCGACGGCGTCGGCGCTCTCGATCGGCGCCTCGACGCGTATCTCAGCCCAGCGCACCGGCGCTCTTACGGGCGCGTGGGCTCACCGGTCGCCTCCGAAGAGGCGGCCGAGGAACCCCTTCTCCTGTGGCGCTTCCGGGTTCTCTCCGCAGCTGCGAGCGAACTGCTGGAGCAGGTGCTTCTGGTCGGCCGTGAGGCGCGTGGGCACATCGACGCGGACGAGGACGTACTCGTGGCCGCGGCCGCGGCCGCTGATGTCCGGCACGCCCCGGTCGCGCAGGCGGAAGGAGGATCCGCTCTGCGTTCCCTCCGGAATGTCGATGTTGTCCTCGCCGCTAATCGTGGGTACGGCAATCTGGCCGCCGAGAGCCGCGCGCGCGAAGCTGATCGGTACCTCACAGTAGAGGTCGTTGCCGCGTCGCTCGAACACCTCGTGCGGTTTCACGTGGACGACGACGTAGAGGTCGCCCGGGTCGCCGCCGCGCAAGCCGGCGTCGCCCTCGCCGTGCAGGCGGATGCGCGATCCGGTGTCGACTCCGGCGGGCACCCGCAGGGAGCGTTCGCGCGTCTTGCGCAGGCGCCCCGCGCCGGAGCACTGCGGGCACGGGCTCACCACCACGCGCCCCTCGCCGCGGCAGCGGCCGCACGTGGTGCTCGTCTGAAAGGTGCCCAGCAGCGTGTTCTGCGTGTGGCGCACCTGGCCCGCGCCGCGGCATGTGGGGCAGACCTCGGCCTGCGTGCCGGGGCGGGCGCCGGTGCCCGAGCAGACTTCACAGCTCTCCAGGCGAGCGTAGCGCACCGTCTTCTGCGTGCCGAGGACGGCCTCCTCGAGCGTGACCTCGAGATCCTGACGCAGGTCGTCGCCGCGCTCTGCAGCGGCGGGGCCGCCTCCGGCACGCTGCCCGGCGCCAAAGAACATGTCGAAGATGTCGCCGAACGGAGCGCCCCCGAAGCCCATATCGGCCGAGCCCGGGCCGCCGTTGAGGCCCTCGTGCCCGTACCGGTCGTAGGTGCGCCGGCGCGCATCGTCGCTGAGCACCTCGTAGGCCTCGTTGATCTGCTTGAAGC
This portion of the Chthonomonadales bacterium genome encodes:
- the prmA gene encoding 50S ribosomal protein L11 methyltransferase — encoded protein: MRWAEIRVEAPIESADAVAQALIDIGSNGVAVSGEGPRVLTGHLPVSDTLQEALDRLTARLDAVAAAGLAPAGKVSLRLADDEDWANEWRKHFQPLEVGQHLLIKPTWVAAPPGTGRVVVELDPGMAFGTGGHPTTRLCLTVLEQRLRPGDVVADIGTGSGILALAAARLGAARVFATDIDRLPRETAAANVKANNLDAVVSVLDPAVFDRSARACDIVVANIISDTLIELAPAVAPRLRPAGLFVGCGIVADGLPGVVDAYAAQGLVAEEVMADDYWRALICRAPGDPARSEPVS
- the dnaJ gene encoding molecular chaperone DnaJ, encoding MTDKRDYYEVLGISRTASSEEIKRAYRNLARRYHPDVNKQSDAEARFKQINEAYEVLSDDARRRTYDRYGHEGLNGGPGSADMGFGGAPFGDIFDMFFGAGQRAGGGPAAAERGDDLRQDLEVTLEEAVLGTQKTVRYARLESCEVCSGTGARPGTQAEVCPTCRGAGQVRHTQNTLLGTFQTSTTCGRCRGEGRVVVSPCPQCSGAGRLRKTRERSLRVPAGVDTGSRIRLHGEGDAGLRGGDPGDLYVVVHVKPHEVFERRGNDLYCEVPISFARAALGGQIAVPTISGEDNIDIPEGTQSGSSFRLRDRGVPDISGRGRGHEYVLVRVDVPTRLTADQKHLLQQFARSCGENPEAPQEKGFLGRLFGGDR